One genomic region from Nocardioides plantarum encodes:
- a CDS encoding tRNA (cytidine(34)-2'-O)-methyltransferase, which translates to MFHVMFLEPRIPPNTGNAIRMVAGTGATLHLVEPLGFDLSEPQLRRAGLDYHDLASVVVHADLDTALGSAALASSRVFALTAHATRWHTDVAFEAGDVLLFGPEPTGLSDEVLGHPRVTEQLRIPMLGGRRSMNLSNSAAVVTYEAWRQHGFPGAQ; encoded by the coding sequence GTGTTCCACGTGATGTTCCTCGAGCCCAGGATCCCGCCCAACACGGGCAACGCGATCCGGATGGTGGCCGGGACCGGAGCCACGCTGCACCTGGTCGAGCCGCTCGGCTTCGACCTGTCCGAGCCCCAGCTGAGGCGTGCGGGCCTGGACTACCACGACCTGGCCTCGGTGGTGGTGCACGCCGATCTCGACACGGCGCTGGGGAGCGCGGCGCTGGCCTCCTCGAGGGTGTTCGCGCTCACGGCCCACGCCACCCGCTGGCACACCGACGTCGCGTTCGAGGCGGGCGACGTGCTGCTCTTCGGACCCGAGCCGACCGGTCTGTCCGACGAGGTGTTGGGCCACCCCCGGGTCACCGAGCAGCTGCGGATCCCGATGCTCGGTGGCCGGCGGTCGATGAACCTGTCGAACTCCGCGGCCGTGGTGACCTACGAGGCGTGGCGCCAGCACGGGTTCCCCGGCGCGCAGTAG
- a CDS encoding PadR family transcriptional regulator, giving the protein MGHRGHQRHWAGGPDDNPWQQHGGGRRGGWEGPGRGGPMGGRGGPMGGPPPWVAGLFGLGQPERGRGPRVRRGDVRMAILDVLATAAREGEGGESVNGYQVIQQIAERSDGGWRPSPGSVYPTIQQLQDEGLVDTDDERGRRSLRLTESGQAYVADHADELAAVWLPFERSTEKAAGRTEQVDLKSELGQVMPAVWQIVTQGSEAQRRAALDILVDTRRKLYGVLADGPEAVDPATDEDDEA; this is encoded by the coding sequence ATGGGACACCGAGGACACCAGCGACACTGGGCCGGAGGGCCCGACGACAACCCCTGGCAGCAGCACGGCGGAGGACGCCGTGGCGGCTGGGAGGGACCCGGACGAGGCGGCCCGATGGGCGGCCGCGGGGGACCGATGGGCGGCCCGCCGCCGTGGGTGGCCGGGCTGTTCGGCCTGGGTCAGCCCGAGCGGGGCCGCGGGCCACGCGTCCGGCGGGGCGACGTACGCATGGCCATCCTGGACGTGCTCGCCACCGCGGCCCGCGAGGGCGAGGGCGGGGAGTCGGTCAACGGCTACCAGGTCATCCAGCAGATCGCCGAGCGCAGCGACGGTGGCTGGCGCCCGAGCCCCGGCTCGGTCTACCCGACCATCCAGCAGCTGCAGGACGAGGGCCTGGTCGACACCGACGACGAGCGCGGACGCCGCAGCCTGCGGCTCACCGAGAGCGGACAGGCCTACGTCGCCGACCACGCCGACGAGCTCGCCGCCGTGTGGCTGCCCTTCGAGCGCTCGACCGAGAAGGCCGCCGGCCGCACCGAGCAGGTCGACCTGAAGTCCGAGCTCGGCCAGGTCATGCCCGCCGTGTGGCAGATCGTCACCCAGGGCTCCGAGGCCCAGCGCCGGGCCGCGCTCGACATCCTGGTCGACACCCGACGCAAGCTGTACGGCGTGCTGGCCGACGGCCCCGAGGCGGTCGACCCCGCCACGGACGAGGACGACGAGGCATGA
- a CDS encoding DUF1707 SHOCT-like domain-containing protein, whose product MTDLRVGDAERDRAAADLGEHFALGRLSADEHAERLDAVWTARTRADLDLVFHDLPTQQAPPPPGAGRPARPGWRPMPFVPLAILLVVLSAITHLPLWIGIILLGCGLFRRAHRRRRTWSRAYPSYPSPSPSTR is encoded by the coding sequence ATGACCGACCTGCGGGTCGGCGACGCCGAGCGCGACCGCGCCGCAGCCGACCTGGGGGAGCACTTCGCCCTGGGTCGGCTGTCGGCCGACGAGCACGCCGAGCGGCTCGACGCCGTCTGGACCGCGCGCACCCGCGCCGACCTCGACCTGGTCTTCCACGACCTGCCGACGCAGCAGGCACCGCCCCCGCCGGGCGCCGGCCGACCGGCACGGCCCGGCTGGCGGCCGATGCCGTTCGTGCCACTGGCGATCCTGCTGGTGGTGCTGTCGGCGATCACCCACCTGCCGCTCTGGATCGGCATCATCCTCCTGGGCTGCGGCCTGTTCCGCCGCGCTCACCGTCGTCGCAGGACCTGGAGCCGCGCGTACCCGTCGTACCCGTCGCCATCGCCGAGCACCAGGTAG
- a CDS encoding PQQ-binding-like beta-propeller repeat protein, translating to MPRPRALTALALLLLLTGCSSDETRRPAEPTSSPAPTAAPLPLPVLEASERAPVRTSTRPVWTSPSDEERGVAVVGDLMLLTGERPEVVDLRSGRTTWRLPTKDVPLGATTGSVGDLNDEPALVDTADGPLVVLPYFAFACAYGCPEPTMEDGQRGAVAVDARTGDVVWGSGLTQSTQADYLRPRDDLARLSVMVEGVSSTSVVLGVADYGTLFYGRPDKTLPAYAVGLDPATGERLWARPDVVVDLVAGDLVIGRVNDASAPSLVALDARTGKERWRSTETARAVSVSPRVVVLDDVSGGARLLDSRTGRPLPQQPPTRTRGCARWISGDLDVACVWEDPEDLRAQPRLLTLGAERGLSLSATLSDDRDQDWTPTTIQDGVVSLDGYGGVAGAVDAAGGTLIGPDPDLTVVSVDDRYLVLGDGDGYDGYARLQVLRRR from the coding sequence GTGCCCCGCCCCCGCGCGCTGACCGCGCTCGCCCTGCTGCTCCTGCTCACCGGGTGCAGCTCCGACGAGACTCGCCGACCGGCGGAGCCGACCTCGTCGCCGGCACCGACCGCGGCGCCGCTGCCGCTCCCGGTGCTCGAGGCGAGCGAACGCGCCCCGGTCCGGACCTCGACCCGTCCGGTCTGGACCTCCCCCTCGGACGAGGAGCGTGGGGTCGCGGTCGTCGGCGACCTGATGCTCCTCACCGGAGAACGGCCCGAGGTCGTCGACCTCCGGTCGGGTCGGACCACGTGGCGGCTCCCGACCAAGGACGTCCCGCTCGGGGCCACCACCGGCTCCGTCGGTGACCTCAACGACGAGCCGGCGCTGGTCGACACGGCCGACGGCCCACTGGTCGTGCTGCCCTACTTCGCGTTCGCCTGCGCCTACGGCTGTCCGGAGCCCACCATGGAGGACGGTCAGCGGGGCGCCGTCGCCGTCGATGCCCGCACCGGGGACGTCGTGTGGGGCAGCGGTCTCACACAGTCGACCCAGGCCGACTACCTGCGCCCCCGCGACGACCTCGCGCGGCTCTCGGTCATGGTCGAGGGCGTCTCGAGCACGTCGGTGGTCCTCGGGGTGGCCGACTACGGGACGCTGTTCTACGGCCGACCCGACAAGACGTTGCCGGCGTACGCGGTCGGGCTCGACCCGGCGACCGGTGAGCGGCTGTGGGCGCGTCCCGACGTCGTGGTCGACCTCGTCGCGGGCGACCTCGTGATCGGGCGGGTCAACGACGCGAGCGCGCCTTCCCTGGTCGCGCTCGACGCCCGTACCGGCAAGGAGCGGTGGCGGAGCACCGAGACAGCGCGCGCGGTGAGCGTGAGCCCGCGGGTCGTCGTGCTCGACGACGTCAGCGGCGGGGCCCGGCTGCTCGACAGCCGCACCGGCAGGCCCCTGCCGCAGCAACCGCCGACACGGACCCGCGGCTGCGCGCGTTGGATCAGCGGGGACCTCGACGTCGCCTGCGTGTGGGAGGACCCGGAGGACCTCCGCGCGCAGCCCCGGTTGCTGACCCTGGGCGCCGAGCGCGGGTTGTCGCTGTCGGCCACGCTCTCGGACGACCGCGACCAGGACTGGACCCCGACGACGATCCAGGACGGCGTGGTGTCACTCGACGGCTACGGCGGCGTCGCCGGTGCCGTCGACGCAGCCGGCGGCACGCTGATCGGCCCCGACCCGGACCTCACGGTCGTGTCCGTGGACGACCGCTACCTGGTGCTCGGCGATGGCGACGGGTACGACGGGTACGCGCGGCTCCAGGTCCTGCGACGACGGTGA
- a CDS encoding acyl-CoA dehydrogenase family protein, translated as MSTPSFDLTPDHLELKSWLHTFAADVIRPAASEWDEKEEFPWPVVEEAAKAGIYSMDFFATQGFDPTGLGIPVSMEELCWGDAGIGLAIVGTALAAAGVSSNGTQEQVLEWVPEMFGSPGDVKLGAFCSSEPDAGSDVGAMRTRARYDEATDEWVINGTKTWATNGGIADVHVVTAVVDPDLRTRGQASFVVPPGTKGLSQGQKFHKHGIRASHTAEVVLDNVRVPGRCLLGGKDKLDARLARAREGSGARGNASMATFERTRPAVGAMAVGIARAAYEVALDYAKTREQFGKAIIENQGVAFMLADMAVSIDASRLLVHRAAWMASQGKAFDAAEGSMSKLMAAETAVKVTGNAMQILGGNGFTREYPVERWARDAKIFTIFEGTSEIQRLVIARTVSGAPIR; from the coding sequence GTGTCCACGCCCTCGTTCGACCTGACTCCCGACCACCTCGAGCTGAAGAGCTGGCTCCACACCTTCGCCGCCGACGTCATCCGCCCGGCCGCCTCGGAGTGGGACGAGAAGGAGGAGTTCCCCTGGCCGGTCGTCGAGGAGGCGGCCAAGGCCGGCATCTACTCGATGGACTTCTTCGCCACCCAGGGCTTCGACCCCACCGGCCTCGGCATCCCGGTGTCGATGGAGGAGCTGTGCTGGGGTGACGCCGGCATCGGCCTGGCCATCGTCGGTACGGCGCTGGCCGCGGCCGGGGTGAGCAGCAACGGCACCCAGGAGCAGGTGCTCGAGTGGGTCCCCGAGATGTTCGGCTCGCCCGGCGACGTCAAGCTCGGCGCCTTCTGCTCCTCCGAGCCCGACGCCGGCAGTGACGTGGGCGCGATGCGCACCCGCGCCCGCTACGACGAGGCCACCGACGAGTGGGTCATCAACGGGACCAAGACCTGGGCGACCAACGGCGGCATCGCCGACGTCCACGTCGTGACCGCCGTCGTCGACCCCGACCTGCGCACCCGCGGCCAGGCGAGCTTCGTCGTACCGCCCGGCACCAAGGGCCTCAGCCAGGGCCAGAAGTTCCACAAGCACGGCATTCGCGCCAGCCACACCGCCGAGGTCGTCCTCGACAACGTGCGGGTGCCGGGCCGCTGCCTCCTGGGCGGCAAGGACAAGCTCGACGCCCGCCTGGCCCGCGCCCGGGAGGGCTCCGGCGCCCGCGGCAACGCCAGCATGGCGACCTTCGAGCGCACCCGCCCCGCCGTGGGCGCCATGGCGGTCGGTATCGCGCGGGCGGCGTACGAGGTGGCCCTCGACTACGCCAAGACCCGCGAGCAGTTCGGCAAGGCGATCATCGAGAACCAGGGCGTGGCCTTCATGCTCGCCGACATGGCCGTCTCGATCGACGCGAGCCGACTGCTCGTGCACCGCGCGGCCTGGATGGCCAGCCAGGGCAAGGCGTTCGACGCCGCCGAGGGCTCGATGTCGAAGCTGATGGCGGCCGAGACGGCGGTCAAGGTCACCGGCAACGCGATGCAGATCCTCGGCGGCAACGGCTTCACGCGCGAGTACCCCGTCGAGCGCTGGGCCCGCGACGCCAAGATCTTCACGATCTTCGAGGGCACCTCCGAGATCCAGCGGCTGGTCATCGCGCGCACCGTGTCGGGCGCGCCGATCCGCTAG
- a CDS encoding AEC family transporter produces the protein MTGVLSGFLTIAVVVALGMVLARGRVLDEPGLRTLQSVAFFLASPALLFTVLQDSEVSDLFSGNLLAIVGGVLATLVGTLAVCRVQGRDTGSTVVAAMCSSYCNAGNLGIPIAFYVLGDTALVAPVLLLQLVVLQPLALTILDVTVSPEPLPLANVLTRPLRNPITIASLAGVVVALLEVDVPDLVVDPLELVGGLAVPAMLLAYGASLWLGPLPGRGVALPDLGVAVGLKLLVQPLAAYAVGRALGLGPDALLAITVISALPTAQNVYVIATRYGRAELLARDAIFVSTLGCVPVVTVIVALLA, from the coding sequence ATGACGGGCGTGCTGAGCGGGTTCCTGACCATCGCCGTCGTCGTCGCGCTCGGGATGGTCCTGGCCCGCGGCCGGGTGCTCGACGAGCCCGGGCTGCGAACCCTGCAGTCGGTCGCCTTCTTCCTGGCCAGCCCAGCGTTGCTGTTCACCGTGCTGCAGGACAGCGAGGTCTCCGACCTGTTCTCCGGCAACCTGCTCGCCATCGTCGGCGGCGTGCTCGCCACGCTGGTCGGCACGCTCGCGGTGTGCCGCGTGCAGGGCCGCGACACGGGCAGCACGGTCGTGGCCGCCATGTGCTCGTCGTACTGCAACGCGGGCAACCTCGGCATCCCGATCGCGTTCTACGTGCTCGGCGACACCGCCCTGGTCGCCCCCGTGCTGCTGCTCCAACTCGTCGTGCTCCAGCCGCTCGCCCTGACGATCCTCGACGTGACGGTCTCGCCGGAGCCGCTGCCGCTGGCCAACGTGCTCACCCGACCGCTGCGCAACCCGATCACCATCGCCAGCCTCGCCGGGGTGGTCGTCGCGCTGCTCGAGGTCGACGTGCCGGACCTCGTGGTGGACCCGCTCGAGCTCGTCGGCGGGCTGGCGGTCCCGGCCATGCTCCTGGCCTACGGCGCCAGCCTCTGGCTCGGCCCGCTGCCGGGTCGCGGTGTCGCGCTGCCCGACCTCGGGGTGGCGGTGGGGCTCAAGCTCCTGGTGCAGCCGCTGGCGGCGTACGCCGTGGGCCGGGCGCTGGGTCTCGGCCCCGACGCCCTGCTCGCGATCACCGTGATCTCGGCGCTGCCGACGGCGCAGAACGTCTACGTCATTGCCACGCGCTACGGACGCGCGGAGCTGCTGGCCCGCGACGCGATCTTCGTGAGCACGCTGGGGTGCGTGCCGGTGGTGACGGTGATCGTGGCGCTGCTGGCCTGA
- a CDS encoding serine/threonine-protein kinase yields MGEVFAGRYELLDPVATGGMGTIWRVLDRSDGQLKAAKILRQSDAASLLRFVREQSVRIDHTHVVTPLSWAGVDDRVLFTMPLVHGGSVADLLHEHGALPPRWVAVLTDQLLQALEAVHAAGIVHRDVKPGNLLLEPTGTRTPHLRLTDFGIAVPLDQPRMTHGAQGIGTPGYMPPEQWHGGDPDPRSDLYAVGRVVLEMLLGRRLTDDDQPATVRIGSDPSATATRRLVELVAHATQVDPADRPATATQMRAALADLVALPPPPGEPVVDVPDRFPAATVPDLPPPPPPRHGLAPTAAPTIAFQPGGQTSTATAAVRPSALPGALLLLVGLVGLVLATWLLLG; encoded by the coding sequence ATGGGCGAGGTGTTCGCGGGCCGCTACGAGCTGCTCGACCCCGTCGCCACCGGGGGCATGGGCACGATCTGGCGCGTGCTCGACCGCAGCGACGGGCAGCTCAAGGCCGCCAAGATCCTGCGGCAGTCCGACGCGGCGTCGCTGCTGAGGTTCGTGCGCGAGCAGTCGGTGCGCATCGACCACACCCACGTCGTGACCCCGCTGTCGTGGGCGGGGGTCGACGACCGGGTGCTCTTCACGATGCCGCTGGTCCACGGCGGGTCGGTCGCCGACCTACTCCACGAGCACGGCGCGTTGCCGCCGCGCTGGGTCGCCGTCCTCACCGACCAGCTGCTGCAGGCCCTCGAAGCGGTGCACGCGGCCGGCATCGTCCACCGCGACGTCAAACCCGGCAACCTGCTGCTCGAGCCGACCGGCACCCGCACCCCCCACCTGCGCCTGACCGACTTCGGCATCGCCGTCCCGCTCGACCAGCCCCGGATGACCCACGGCGCCCAGGGCATCGGCACCCCCGGCTACATGCCCCCGGAGCAGTGGCACGGAGGCGACCCCGACCCCCGCTCGGACCTGTACGCCGTGGGGCGGGTCGTCCTCGAGATGCTGCTCGGACGTCGGCTCACCGACGACGACCAGCCCGCCACGGTGAGGATCGGCTCCGACCCCTCCGCGACGGCCACCCGTCGCCTGGTCGAGCTCGTCGCGCACGCCACGCAGGTCGACCCCGCCGACCGCCCCGCCACCGCGACCCAGATGCGCGCCGCCCTGGCCGACCTCGTGGCGCTCCCCCCGCCGCCGGGCGAGCCCGTGGTCGACGTGCCGGACCGGTTCCCGGCCGCGACCGTGCCGGACCTGCCGCCGCCTCCCCCGCCGCGCCACGGCCTCGCGCCGACGGCCGCCCCCACGATCGCCTTCCAGCCCGGCGGCCAGACCTCGACGGCGACCGCCGCCGTCCGCCCGTCGGCCCTGCCGGGGGCGCTGCTCCTGCTGGTCGGCCTCGTCGGGCTGGTGCTCGCTACCTGGCTGCTGCTCGGCTGA
- a CDS encoding GNAT family N-acetyltransferase codes for MHDVRPGLPVGLTTRALTPADAHAVFETIAAQELHDLGAVEIEEADIVGDWQRPSFCVEEQTVGVFDGDQMVGYAEYAAPDRGDAAVRPEHRGRGIGTWLAQAMQDLARTHGATVVGMPVPEGSPGDRLLTALGYQVRWTSWILKLPVGASIAERPLPAGYAVRASDPAEYAEVHTVVEDAFLEWSERDRESYADFAATTVLRPGFVPWQLRVVTDPGGAVVAVAVVSVYAEAADAPEAYISRLATRRDERGRGLAQALMVDTFAVARDHGAVLCGLSTDSRTGALGLYEKVGMQVTSTWVNRAISLTSP; via the coding sequence ATGCACGACGTACGACCCGGCCTGCCCGTCGGCCTCACCACCCGGGCGCTCACCCCCGCCGACGCGCACGCCGTGTTCGAGACGATCGCGGCCCAGGAGCTCCACGACCTCGGCGCCGTCGAGATCGAGGAGGCCGACATCGTCGGCGACTGGCAGCGACCCAGCTTCTGCGTCGAGGAGCAGACCGTCGGGGTGTTCGACGGCGACCAGATGGTCGGGTACGCCGAGTACGCCGCCCCCGACCGCGGCGACGCCGCCGTCCGTCCCGAGCACCGCGGCCGCGGCATCGGCACCTGGCTCGCGCAGGCGATGCAGGACCTCGCCCGCACCCACGGCGCCACCGTCGTCGGCATGCCCGTGCCCGAGGGGTCGCCCGGCGACCGGCTGCTCACCGCGCTCGGCTACCAGGTGCGCTGGACCAGCTGGATCCTCAAGCTCCCCGTCGGCGCCAGCATCGCCGAGCGCCCGCTGCCCGCCGGCTACGCCGTCCGCGCGTCCGACCCCGCGGAGTACGCCGAAGTCCACACCGTCGTCGAGGACGCCTTCCTCGAGTGGTCCGAGCGCGACCGCGAGAGCTACGCCGACTTCGCCGCCACGACGGTCCTGCGCCCCGGCTTCGTGCCGTGGCAGCTGCGCGTGGTCACCGACCCCGGCGGTGCCGTCGTCGCGGTGGCGGTCGTGTCGGTCTACGCCGAGGCCGCCGACGCTCCCGAGGCCTACATCTCCCGGCTCGCCACCCGCCGCGACGAGCGCGGCCGCGGCCTGGCCCAGGCGCTGATGGTCGACACCTTCGCGGTCGCCCGCGACCACGGCGCCGTGCTGTGCGGGCTCTCGACCGACAGCCGCACCGGCGCCCTCGGCCTCTACGAGAAGGTCGGCATGCAGGTCACCTCGACCTGGGTCAACCGCGCGATCTCGCTGACCTCCCCGTAG
- a CDS encoding YceI family protein encodes MSEFDDATTAIADITGDYTIDPAHTRLGFVARHAMVTKVRGHFDAFTGTAHVDTANPAASKVDLAIEAASVTTGNADRDGHLQTADFFGAAEHPQITFSSTEVSRDGSTWTVTGDLTIKGTSKSITIDFDEVGSAQDPFGNTRVGFEGGVTVNRSDWGLNFNAKLDTGGVLVSEKIKLEFDISAIKNA; translated from the coding sequence ATGTCCGAGTTCGACGACGCCACCACCGCCATCGCCGACATCACCGGCGACTACACGATCGACCCGGCCCACACCCGCCTCGGCTTCGTCGCGCGCCACGCGATGGTCACCAAGGTCCGCGGCCACTTCGACGCCTTCACCGGCACCGCCCACGTCGACACGGCCAACCCCGCCGCCTCCAAGGTCGACCTGGCCATCGAGGCCGCGAGCGTGACCACCGGCAACGCCGACCGCGACGGCCACCTGCAGACCGCCGACTTCTTCGGTGCCGCCGAGCACCCCCAGATCACCTTCTCCTCGACCGAGGTCTCCCGCGACGGCTCGACCTGGACCGTCACCGGCGACCTGACGATCAAGGGCACCTCCAAGTCGATCACCATCGACTTCGACGAGGTCGGCTCGGCCCAGGACCCGTTCGGCAACACCCGCGTCGGCTTCGAGGGTGGCGTCACCGTCAACCGCAGCGACTGGGGCCTCAACTTCAACGCCAAGCTCGACACCGGCGGCGTCCTGGTCTCCGAGAAGATCAAGCTCGAGTTCGACATCTCGGCCATCAAGAACGCCTGA
- the glmS gene encoding glutamine--fructose-6-phosphate transaminase (isomerizing): MCGIVGYIGTRQEAAPLLLEGLSRLEHRGYDSAGVAVVSPSGIKVAKRAGRVRDLQEALPKRFAGKVGIGHTRWATHGPATDANAHPHTDAKGDVAVVHNGIIDNAAALRAELAAAGVDLVSDTDTEVLAHLVSLADADTLEGKVAAALARVDGTYGLAVLHADFPDRIVVARNGSPLIIGVGDKEMHVASDLAALVRYTTRVAHLADGEIATVTATGFTTYSNRGADLIHSPRDAIHLDVDPAAYDVEHGEGGHMWREMQDQSAAAERVLRGRLDERFGTAHLGGLNMDARETRAIRRVKILGCGSAYYVGQMGASLIEELARIPADAEAASEFRYRDPVIEPDTLYVAVSQSGETIDTLLAVQEVRRKGGRVVGLVNVVGSAIAREVDGGIYLHAGPEVAVASTKALTTMFLAFSLLALQLGRVRDLSISDGKRIVAALQALPDQVEEVMSLSDSLVEVAEQLAAADSLFFVGRVRGFPVAREGAQKFKEITYRHAEAYQTSELKHGPLALISAAVPTVAIVPQDELTDRNVGALHEIAARGGPLVVVTHPGVDLGDVPCRRFDVPRSERELDPILLTLPLQLLAYHAASHLGLDVDKPRNLAKSVTVE; the protein is encoded by the coding sequence ATGTGCGGCATCGTCGGCTACATCGGCACCCGTCAGGAAGCGGCCCCGCTGCTGCTCGAGGGCCTCTCGCGCCTCGAGCACCGCGGCTACGACTCGGCCGGCGTCGCGGTCGTCTCGCCCAGCGGCATCAAGGTCGCCAAGCGCGCCGGTCGCGTCCGCGACCTGCAGGAGGCGCTGCCCAAGCGCTTCGCCGGCAAGGTCGGCATCGGGCACACCCGGTGGGCCACCCACGGCCCGGCGACCGACGCCAACGCCCACCCGCACACCGACGCCAAGGGTGACGTGGCCGTCGTCCACAACGGCATCATCGACAACGCCGCCGCCCTGCGCGCCGAGCTGGCCGCCGCCGGCGTCGACCTGGTCTCCGACACCGACACCGAGGTCCTGGCCCACCTGGTCTCCCTCGCCGACGCCGACACCCTGGAGGGCAAGGTCGCCGCGGCGCTGGCCCGCGTCGACGGCACCTACGGCCTGGCGGTGCTGCACGCCGACTTCCCCGACCGGATCGTGGTGGCGCGCAACGGCAGCCCGCTGATCATCGGCGTCGGCGACAAGGAGATGCACGTGGCCTCCGACCTGGCCGCGCTGGTGCGCTACACGACCCGGGTCGCCCACCTCGCCGACGGCGAGATCGCCACCGTCACCGCGACCGGGTTCACGACGTACTCCAACCGGGGCGCCGACCTCATCCACTCCCCGCGCGACGCCATCCACCTCGACGTCGACCCGGCGGCCTACGACGTCGAGCACGGCGAGGGCGGCCACATGTGGCGCGAGATGCAGGACCAGTCCGCGGCGGCCGAGCGGGTGCTGCGCGGGCGGCTCGACGAGCGCTTCGGCACCGCCCACCTCGGCGGCCTCAACATGGACGCCCGCGAGACCCGGGCGATCCGCCGGGTCAAGATCCTCGGCTGTGGCTCGGCCTACTACGTCGGACAGATGGGCGCCTCGCTGATCGAGGAGCTGGCCCGCATCCCTGCCGACGCCGAGGCCGCCAGCGAGTTCCGCTACCGCGACCCGGTCATCGAGCCTGACACGCTCTACGTCGCCGTCAGCCAGTCCGGCGAGACCATCGACACCCTCCTCGCCGTGCAGGAGGTACGCCGCAAGGGCGGCCGCGTGGTCGGGCTCGTCAACGTCGTCGGGTCGGCCATCGCCCGGGAGGTCGACGGCGGCATCTACCTGCACGCCGGCCCGGAGGTGGCGGTCGCCTCCACCAAGGCGCTGACCACGATGTTCCTGGCGTTCTCGCTGCTGGCCCTGCAGCTGGGCCGGGTGCGCGACCTGTCGATCTCCGACGGCAAGCGCATCGTGGCCGCCCTCCAGGCGCTCCCCGACCAGGTCGAGGAGGTGATGTCGCTCTCCGACTCGCTCGTCGAGGTCGCCGAGCAGCTCGCCGCCGCCGACAGCCTGTTCTTCGTCGGCCGGGTGCGCGGCTTCCCCGTGGCGCGCGAGGGGGCGCAGAAGTTCAAGGAGATCACCTACCGCCACGCCGAGGCCTACCAGACCTCCGAGCTCAAGCACGGCCCGCTCGCGCTGATCTCGGCCGCCGTGCCGACCGTCGCGATCGTCCCTCAGGACGAGCTGACCGACCGCAACGTGGGGGCCCTGCACGAGATCGCGGCCCGTGGCGGCCCGCTCGTGGTGGTGACCCACCCCGGCGTCGACCTCGGCGACGTGCCCTGCCGACGCTTCGACGTACCCCGATCGGAGCGTGAGCTCGACCCGATCCTGCTGACCCTGCCGCTGCAGCTGCTGGCCTACCACGCCGCCAGCCACCTGGGGCTCGATGTCGACAAGCCGCGCAACCTGGCCAAGTCGGTCACGGTCGAGTGA
- a CDS encoding SigE family RNA polymerase sigma factor translates to MIPHREAAQFDAFVAGASSRLLRTAYLLCGDRGHAEDLVQTALLRTARRWRAARDQPEAYTRRVVVNLAKDRHRARSRRLAEVPMDASPDPVTPGREGEVLDRDALLGVVRGLPDGQRAVLVLRYFDDLSVEETADALGVTTGTVKSQTSRALASLRLTLDPTAPGDPR, encoded by the coding sequence GTGATCCCGCACCGGGAGGCTGCGCAGTTCGACGCCTTCGTGGCCGGGGCGTCGTCGCGGCTGCTCCGCACGGCGTACCTGCTGTGCGGCGATCGCGGCCACGCCGAGGACCTGGTCCAGACGGCGCTGCTGCGCACCGCCCGCCGATGGCGTGCGGCGCGCGACCAGCCCGAGGCCTACACCCGCCGGGTGGTCGTCAACCTCGCCAAGGACCGGCACCGCGCACGCAGCCGGCGCCTGGCCGAGGTGCCGATGGACGCCTCGCCCGACCCGGTCACGCCGGGCCGCGAGGGCGAGGTCCTCGACCGCGACGCCCTGCTCGGCGTCGTCCGTGGCCTGCCCGACGGGCAGCGGGCGGTGCTGGTCCTGCGCTACTTCGACGACCTGTCCGTCGAGGAGACCGCCGACGCCCTCGGCGTCACCACCGGGACCGTGAAGTCGCAGACCTCCCGGGCCCTCGCCTCCCTCCGCCTCACCCTCGACCCGACCGCACCAGGAGACCCCCGATGA